The window TTCATTTTGCTGGCGTCAAAGAGAAATACGACTCGCCTAATCCCTTTCAtccttttataaaataaaataaaaataaaatttaagtaTAAAAgtaagacaaagaaaattaagtgtaGTAAAGTGAGATTTCAACGAATCTCCGAATAATAGAGTGCAAATTAATAGTCGGTACGGAAAGCTTGGACAAAAGAAGGTTGGAGCAATCTGCTCATCCAGCGGCCATACATCACATGTATCACATGGAGTGACTAGTCTGCTGAACCGACCACACGGAGGGATTAGCCTCTCATATTCCGCCTTTCTCTCCGTCTGCCGACTCTGCCCCACTCGTCCGGTAAGTTTTTCTCACACGCTTCCTCAGCAAGCAAGTTCCTGCTTAGTTTCAGACCTCGAGTCCCGAAGATTttgagagaaaaggaagaagatgctGTCGAAAATCTCAGTTACCCAGTTCAAAACATCACCTGCTGCACCCAACCCTGGATTTTCATGGCGTGGGAATCGTCCTGTGCTTGGATATTGCGGCAGGAGTTCTTCAGAGCGTAACAAGTTGCGGTTCAAGGTTGTGGCGCAGTCTCTGGGGGATAGGTGGAAGCTCAACGACGTTGATGCAAGTGAGTAGcttgtttattatttgtttccattaattttcttgatttttcatgTTTCATTGATTGAGTTAAATTGTGGGATTCACTTGGTTTTGTGAAACTTATGTATAAACCAGAGATTAAACCAAATCCATGTGTCTCTTGGTTTACTAATAATATCATTCAGTGCAATTTTATGTCCCATAGTTTTGGCCTAAATGGTTATCGAACGGTCCTAAATGTTTGTTTCAATTGTGATTGAACTCGAATTGAAAAGCTTTCCAATTTATGGaataagaaagaaggaaagaaatacCATTGGCGTGTTCATAATTCATAACTGTCTCACATATTCAATTAGAATGCTGAAAAGAATGATTGAACTGGAAGATACGGATCATAAGAGTTTCCAGGCAATGCCAAATAATAATTCTCCGCCGTTGTCCCTTGCTGATCATCGAAGGAAAGGCCTCGTGAACCTTTTGGTTTCGTGAAGTATATagcttttatcatttttctgttttgggaaatataatagagaaagaaaatataataagCCTCTTGAATGATCAAAAATCttctaattttgattattttaaggGTGTATAAAAGAGAAAAGTACAAACAATTACTACATATAGAATGCGGAAAGTGAAAGCATAAGGCAAACGATGCACAGTTACTATTATCATTGTCGGCTAGGCTGAATGTACTACTGCTTGTCTGTGCTCATCATAAGCTCTAGgttaaacactttttttttttttaaaaaggtcTCTTTAATCTTGTTTCAAGTTTTGGCTGTCTAAAACTATTGTATCTTGACAGATGCAGTGCAAGAAAAGTTGAATTCATGGCTAGTAAAGACGCAAAGCTTTATAAATGAAATGGCATCTCCATTGGCAAGAACTGGCCAGACTAAAAAGCCTGTCACTAGAGATGCTTTGGAGACACAAGATATGGAGGACATATTTATGGCAGAACAGACTATTAATAGCAGAACACCAAATGGAATTCTCTCTTTAGCTGCTGTTGTATCTATAGAGCAATTTAGCAGGTGAATTTGTTGGTCCTAATTTCTTTCTCAGTTAAAATATTTGGCTCGAAGTTTTTACATCTGTCTCCATTGTGATGTGGTTCTTcatttgaaatatgaaattttgcCTGTAAGATGAACTGCTTTAATATTACctgtaatattttctttttacggTATGAAAAACTTTTTATTCCAAGAAAGGTAGGGATTTtttaaaaggaagaagaaatatCATAATGCAATGCATCAGCGATCCATCTTACTGCATTAAACTGGCCTGCAATTTGTACATATGCCAGAGACAGTTTTGCTTTCAATTTTCCTGTCCATTAACTCTAATATGGTTTATTCACATATTGCCCTGATTGGGGAAAGTTATACATGGCTACACTATGCAAAAGCTTCCTTGGTTTTATAGGCTTCTCACACTGACAGAAGAATTATCATTTAACTCTTTGAAGTTAAGATATGCAGGATGAATGGATTGACAGGGAAGAAAATGCAGAATATATTTAAAGCACTTGTCTCTGAGTCTACATATAATGATGCCCGCAATTTGGTGGAATATTGCTGCTTCAGGTTTCTGTCAAGGGATAATTCTGATATTCATCCTTCCCTCAAGGTTAGTAGTACTTACTGCAAGTGGAACTCATTTCTCATGTCATATTTGTGCTCGAGAATAAGAATTGGTTTATCCATATGTTACTTTCTCGAATATCCAAATGAGATGTGGATTTTCCTATTTTGAAGCAACTTTGAGAAACTTCCATATGCAAACGTTTTCATTGTCTCTAGTCTAGTTTCCAAATTCTTTCTCGCATAGTGAAGGGAAAGATTGGTGTCCTTTGTTAGAGCGGTTCTGTCTAGAAGTACATATAATTCACTGACATGTTAAaagttttacaatttttgttttgaaatagtGTGTTCTTGTGACTAATATTATAATCTGCGCGGATATTACTTGTAATCTTTTGTTTTATTCTTGTCCTCTTGTTTCAACTGTTTAGCAATTTTGCAAGTATTACTCTTCCTGTCTAAGGGAAGGACCCCAATGGTACCATTGATGTTGTATGGGAAACGTGCTAATAGTAGCCATCTGTTgtgtatttaattatttatttattttgtgtgtCTTGAACCAAGAAACCTGATGATGTCATTAGCATTTCGGAATTTTTCAATTTGGTGATTTGTGGTTGAagctaattttattttctttactgtccgggaaaatttgaattttgagattaaaGAATATGTATATGGTTCTTGTTTCTGGACAATATTGGTGCATCCACAGGAACCTCCATTCCAAAGACTCATATTTATAACTATGCTTGCATGGGAGAACCCTTATCGGAAAGATCTTGCTAATGGTTCAGAGAAAGCTTCTTTTCAGGTTCATTCTTCAcatatctatttatttatttaaaccagagtttggaacaaataaatacttaaattatACTTTGGCTTAaaactgcaattttgattatgaCTATCATGAGTTAGAAGGAAATAGCGGGTGTGGGCCACTTTTGGCATGGACGATATGACTGATACCATGCTCTATGAGATAATTAGATTTAGGGTAAAAATTGTCACCTCCAAGAACATGCTAGAGAATTACTTTTATAAGGCTAAATGGTTAAACCTACGTAGTTCTAGCCTGTGTACATTCTTACATTGTATTGTTGATAGTGGTCAGTTAAAGTAGATTTATTTATCTGGTGAACAGAGAAAGCTTGTCAGAGAAGAGGCTTTTGTTCGCATGGCTCCTGCTATTTCTGGTGTGGCTGATAGGTCAACAGTGCATAATCTATTTAAGGCTCTTGCCGGTGATGAACAGGGCATCTCTCTGGGCACGTGGTTGACTTATGTTGATGAACTTCTCAAGTGAGTTTCATTTTTGTGTTATTTTACTAACTCTATATGATTGAATTAAGTCTTCTGATAAGCGTGATAAGTAGAGAAATTGGATTAAGATTCTGTAATTATAATCATTGAAAAATCCTTTCAGTGCTTTTATGGACGtgagtttattttcttttcttattacaAAATGTCTTAAACAAAACTACctaacttcaatttttttctattcCTTTGATGACAATTTTTTTCTATTCCTTTGATGATATGGATAGGAAGAGTTGAAAGTTGTTTGTTGCCTTACTGTTTTGTACCATAGGTGTTGGGTTTTACGGCTCAAAATTAGGATGATGCAAAGAATTAGGTTTGTGTTACCTATTTGGTTTTGGTGTCCTATTTtggtttggattttgacttcttCGTTGGTTTCCTTGGTGGAgggattttgttaattacctatttgattaggatttgtATTTACTTCCTATTAGGATTCTTATTGTAACCTAAGTCCTATGCACTATAAATAGGAACTTAGGATTAGTGTATTTTGTGTGCCTCACCGTGGCTTAGAGAGTTTTCTCTAATTGGGTTTTGGGGTGGAGGTCACCATTTGGAATCATGAGTGCGTGTGAAACGAATCATGAGTGCGTGTGAAACACATGACTCATTCGTGTGGCATTTTGGTGAGAGTCAATTTGTGAGTTAGAGAGCAATTTGGGAGAATCTTCtccgtttgtttgagttctctACTCgtttggtttagggtttgtaatttgtgggatttgggttgtgagagttTAAACACTTTTTTGTAATCTCTGTTTGTTTACTGAAATTCCTCGCCATGCTTCGCTCGTGGATGTAGGCTTTACGCCGAACCACGTAAATCTCTTGTGTTAGTTTGAgattgtttgttttagttttcaccTACGACGTTGATATTGGTACTTTGTTAAAATTCGCTTTTGTTTGTTCATAAAAGTACAACAATAGGCTTTAGAATAGTTTCCAACTCATGGTAGAGGCCTCCCCATCCCTAACAATGTATAGAATGCACCTCGATTGGCATGAGAATTGTGTCTTCCAGTCACTCTAGCCCTGTCAGTGGAGAAGACTCCCCAGTAGTCTCCTTGGAACCATAAGTCCTAGGGAGCTGCCTAATGGTTTGGTCACGGAAATCAGGGATACAACTGGATCCCTTTTCCATGGTCACAACTATGGCTCAATCAAGATATCCTTCGTCatgtttttccaattttttcagtttttggcttTTAATTTCCATACATTGTGCACGGATGTCTCAGGTATTACATTTTCATAATAGGTTAATGTGCATGCCtgctaaatttgcaaattaattcTCCTTGTTCTAGGAAGCTCAAGTTgaaaaaatcttatttatgtAGGATTCACAAAGGAAGAAAATCATACCAGACTCGACCAAGTTCCAACCTTTCTGAGGAGAGAATTTTATGCATTGGTACCAGCAGGAAGCGGCCTGTCCTAAAATGGGAGAATAATATGGCATGGCCAGGAAAAGTTACGTTAACTGATAAAGCAATTTATTTTGAGGTAATTAATCTGTTTATGAGTTTTATACTTTTACGTTGACTTTTAACATCAAATTGTTTAATTGGAAATTGAGGGATAACTTCATGTCCTTTTCCATTTAAGTCCATTAGGTTATTGGCAAATGTATACTGTATAAGCACTATGGCACtttgacaaaaaagaagaagaaagcactATGGCACACACTTGGAACCAAATTTCCATGGTTTATTTTTCAAACCATGTATTGAATTCTCATTCTTAATTTTGATTTACAAAGAATGCAAACATCAAAATTCAGAGATCTCAATCCCTGACGGGAAATGCTTCAGCTTTTTGTGCTGgtattccttttcttttcttcgtgCTTTTTACACTTTGATGCCTAAATTTTGATGGTATGAGCtgtagagaatttttttttagccAGTCTAGAGTTAGTAAATTAGCAGTGGTCTGATACTTGGAACAGGTAGAAAATTCAtgttgtgatttttcattgagcGAAAACCAATATAGCTACTACTGTAGGGTATTGCTTTTAGATACTTTATGATATAGTTTTGCTTTTAGATACTTCATGCTTTTAGACTTTATGATATAGTATTTGCAACTGAACTAAATATTTCTGTTcctgttttcttctttctaaacTTTTTATTGAGTTGTGGCATTGCTAGTCTCAAATCATTCTTATTTTTCACTTTATACTGTAGGCAGTTGGCCTTGTTGGGCAAAAGGATTCTATAAGATTGGATCTTACGAAACAAGGATTACAAGTTAAGAAAGCAAAAGTTGGACCTTTTGGTTCTGTTCTCTTCGACTCTGCAGTCTCTGTATCATATGGTCCCAAGTGAGTAAGCTTCTTGACAGTCATCTACTTAAAATCTTTTGTGTCATTCAGTTTAAATCTCCTAAGTTTGAATTTATGATCGACCAGTTCAGGATCTATTAATCATGTTAGTGATAAGTGTACAGGCCATCTCTAATTTCTGTACAGAATAGAGAATACAGATGCTTTTTTGTTCATTCGGTGTTTCTTAAAAAGCTCATTTCTTTGATAAAACTATACAGATCAGAAACATGGGTGCTTGAATTTGTTGACTTAGGTGGAGAAATGAGGCGAGACGTGTGGCATGCATTTATTAGTGAAATTAATGCTGTACACAAGTTTATCTGTAATTATGGACCGGAGGAAGATGATGAAGCCAAGTTTCATGTTTATGGCGCTCACAAAGGGAAGGAAAGAGCTATGGCCAGTGCCATTAATAGTATAGCTAGACTACAGGCTCTTCAATTTATGAGAAAGTTACTTGATGATCCCACCAAACTTGTTCAGTTTACATATTTACAGTATGTACCCTTTGGTGATGTAGTTTCTCAGACTCTAGCAGTTAATTATTGGGGTGGACCACTGATAACAAAGTATTTAGAGGCGGACAACCCACTAGCTCAAGGAACAAGTGCTTCCAATGAAATGATTGAAAGCAGCAGCAATCATGTGTTTGACATAGATGGCAGTGTTTACTTGCACAAATGGAAGAGATCTCCATGTTGGGCTTCAAGTTCTTCAGTTAGCTTTTGGAAGAATACTTCAACAAGACAGGGGCTGGTATTAAGTAAGAATCTTGTCGTTGCGGATGTGGCTCTTGTTGAAAGGGCAACAAGAACTTGCAAACAAAAATGGCAGGAAGCTGAAACAACTCAAGCCACAATTGATGCTGCAACCCTTAAGGGAATACCCAGTAACATTGATCTATTTAAGGTTGGTTATAAATTGCTTATCCATGATGGCAACCTCTACTTTCCATAACTTTCTTCACTGCACAATGAACATCATTATGTTCACGTCATAAGATAATTGACATTGAGAAGCTGTAACCATAGTTATGTCTTATTTTTTAAGCATACTGtaacaacaaaataaacagTGCCGGTGCTTTCATTTTGCCTTTGCAGGAACTTCTGCTTCCTCTGGCCATAACTGCAACAAACTTTGAAAAACTTAGGCGCTGGGAGGAGCCCCACTTGACCATTTCTTTTCTTGCCTTTGCGTATACAGTCATTTTCAGGTAGGTTCATTTCTGTTAGAGTTTTGTTGAGAGTATATCCCACATAGGGAATGTAAATCCTTGTATTGCAAATTGCAATATATGATGTCTTAGGCCTTTCAACTCATTGCCCATTGGTTTTGGGTTGGATACTCTAGTTTCTTTTCCATGGTAACGGATCAGACATTCCACGTTAAAACCAACAGACATAAGCGGGGGTGTGTGTTGAGGATATGTCTCACATTGGGATTGTAAGGCTTGAATTGCAATGTGTAACGTCTTTGGCCTCTCCACCTATTGCCAGTTAGTTTTCTGTTGGATGCTCTAATTTGTTCAGTTATTGTACAAGTTACCCCTAAAAAGTTGAGATGACTAATGACTCTGGTTGCATTGCTTGTTAAAGAGATATTGGTCTAATATTATTTACGTAAACATTGACGGGGAGATGACTAATGACTATGGTATCATATAGTATGTATTATCATCAAAATTCACCTTTTAGGTGAAGATGTCATTAAATCTGTAAATCTAATTTAAGTACCcattttatctttctttcttcaCTCTAACCTACTATCAGAGTACTCAATTCAACTGGTTATTTCATATGCATGTGGTACCCCTTAAATTTCCACACTGTGATCTTACCATGAGCTAATCTGCTGAGGTACTTTGCCAGGAATTTGCTGTCATATGTATTCCCAACAGCATTGATTATTTTGGCAACTGTCATGCTGACGTTGAAGGGGCTAAAGGAGCAAGGCCGCCTTGGACGATCATTTGGAAAAATTACTATCCGTGATCAGCCTCCTTCAAATACCATTGAAAAAATTATAGCTGTAAAAGACGCTATGCATGATGTGGAAAGTTATTTACAGAATCTGAACGTCATGCTTCTGAAAATACATACAATTTTCCTTTCGGGTCAGCCTCAGGTATGTATTAATTGTTAAATTCGTgtaattttgaaagaaaaaaaaaggtggttTTATCATGGATTAGTTTGCAGTTACTTCAGGCTGATCAATAAGTAATCatattgatttaaatttttatcagatAACGACCGAGGTTGCACTGGTGTTGTTATCTTCTGCAACTGTTCTCCTCATTTTCCCCTTCAAACTTGTTCTTGCCTTTTTTATCTTCGATCTGTTCACACGAGAGCTTGAGTTCAGGAGGGAAATGGTTAAAAGGTTTATGAAATTCTTGAAGGAGCGTTGGGACACAGTGCCTGCAGCCCCTGTAGTTGTATTACCTTTTGGAAGTGATGAGCCCGTACCAAAACCTAATAGAAAGGAAAGCAAGGACCCAGACGAGTCAGAAAGAAGCCTTGGCAACAGCAGTTCTGTATAGATTCTCTTAGGCATATATGCGGTAGTTTCACAAATTAAATCTTATACTCACTCACTTCTGGAGAAAAAACAAGACCAGAGTTTTCTCGTTATATTTGTACAGAAAACAGAAACCATTTAGTGTCAATGTAATTCTTATTCACTCAGTTGGATTGTTTGATTTGAGTACTTAATGGATCTGACTAAATGAATGCAAAGcctgtgtgagagagagagagagaggcacagAATCATAAACTTATTAAGCATTCATCATCTTACAATGACGCATGAACGAAGTACACAGGAGGGGATTTAGATTGTTTGCTCCAGTACAGACAGGTATAAGAGAACTATCAGATTCTACCGACTTCCTGGGTATGTCCCTCTTGGTAACGAGGCCAGCCGGTTTAGATCTCATCCAGGTGAAACCTGCACaaggtattttctttttcagtgCTTACGTTTCCAATTTGGCAGGTTATGTTTTGCCTTATGCGTAGAGATGTGCACCATGCATTTTTCTTATGCCATGATTTCTTAACAGGCTACACGTCGTATTGTGGTTGCTAGGTCAATTTGATTGTTATGTAGTTTGTCATTGGAAACAAATCCGTTGGATTTCAGTTTATTTGTTTATGAAGAGTTTGGCATCTTTGATTTGGAAACAAATACGTCGGGTTTGAGTTTCTCACATGTTACGCGGAACACTTGTTCTGGGCATATGCTGGAACTGGAATTAAACCATCTGAATTTTGCTTTGAAAtctgatttttcattgatttttctattattttgcTTTCCAAGTGCGGTAACTGCGGTTCAGGTAGGTGCATCTTTTTGTTATGTGCTTGTTGTGTAGATAGATTTTTGTATCAATTTCGTGCGATTTATCTGTTGCCTGTGCAGTGTCCAATTTGCATACAGACACCAATTGGTGTTGAACATGTTGCATGAGCTTCGACAGGCATGACTGCTCTGTTTTCCCTCCGAAGGGCAGTTTTGCCTCTGGCTTCCATTACAACCAGCAGTGCtgcaaattttttttggtacaGAGGAGGGCAAAACCCGGCAAGCAAAACAAAGCTAGGCAAGAACAGCCCTAGGAAGGGCCCTGCCAATAGAATCAGAAACTAGAAAATTAGTAGCGGTGGTAGGAGGAGAAGCAAAAACATGAAGGCCAAGGGATAACCCATGACCCAAGTCAGCCATGTGATCAGTTGAGGCATTCTTTTCTCTATAGATATGAGTGACTTCGCATCTCCAATTTTTTTCGATGGCTTCTTTGCAGTCAATAACGAGATTGTAGAGCGGGTGCGAAACCAAAATAAGTTTTTGGATCAAAATAACAGCATCCCAAGAATCACATCCCTGCAACCCTCATCCCAGGCTATAGAAAGGCTCATGAAAACACCCCAAATCTCAGCTTCCATGATGGTTCCTCTGCCTAAATTAGCAGCAAATCCCTTAATCCAATCCCCTTCAGAATTACGAATCAAACCTCTAGCGCTTATGTGAATAAACGGGTCTTTACAACTCCCATCTGTATTGATTTTATATCTACCAATTGGCGGGCAGATCCAATGGATTGAGATGATTTGTCTACCAATTGGCGGGCGGATCCAACTCCCATCTGTATTGATTTTAAACCTCCAGCAGTGCTGCAATTGCCTTTCCCATTAGTAGGTTTAAACTATGATAGGTAAATTAAAAGGCCATCCACCACGTTAACATCATAGTACTGAAACCCCTCCTCCCCAACTGTAAACTCCGCAACTGAGGCAGGTGGGCTGCCGGAGGCCGGTGCAGTTAATGGTGGTTCCACAGTTCCCTGTTGGCATGCGCTGTTACCGTTCTTGGGAAAATTTCAGCCAGTTCAGGCCCATATTCGACCATTGCAGACTGGCCTTGTTTGAATTCACTGTGTTATGTGTGATCCCAGGTCATCTTCAAGCTCTTTGCACTTGCATCTCCTAACTAAAAAAATGGGGAACAAGTTTTGGAAGTCTCTAACCGAAgtgaaaattaatcaaaacttcAATGCACAAGTTAATATTGAACTCTTAGCTGCAAAGCCAATTAGTACAGTCCGCTCACTAAGAAATAAATAATGCAACGAAAAAAATCAGCAACACGTTCGGAAGCTCCTTGCCTCTCAACAGTTATATTCTGCAAGAATAACCCTTACACCGCGGAATGATGTATTAGGTCACATGAAAAACTCGGTAAGCTATGAAGCTCATGTGAGTAAAGCACGAGACCATAAATCATAAGTGCATCGACCACAACACAAGACCAAACATGGAAAATTAACATATCAAGAACCATTAGTCTAGTATGTAATAGATTTAACCAACATATTCAATAATCACATTTGAAGGTGAGTTTTGAAACAACGGAAATGTTGTTCCTTTCTGACTGAAAAGTCATGGTTTCGATTTGTGAAAACCATCTCTTTACAAAGCAAAAGTAAGGTCACATACGATATACGttctccccctcccccccccctcccTGTCCAGTGACCCTAGCAAAGCAGAAAGCCCTATAACTAGTgcataaggccatctccaactagAAGAGCTAAACATAGTCCCGTCTAGAATTATAGCCttgcaaaaaaatatttttaatgaacaatgtcaATCCATATTGATATATCATCTCCAGCCGAAGGGGCTAAACATAGCCTCCTCAATAAtctattagttttaagtttatattttaaatttattggttaatttagttaaactaccgttaaagttttcaaacattgtGATTATTGAAACTAAGAAGCTGGGCCCCAAGAAAGGGCTAAGGGAGGCTACATTTGGCTAGCATAATGC of the Pyrus communis chromosome 1, drPyrComm1.1, whole genome shotgun sequence genome contains:
- the LOC137712044 gene encoding uncharacterized protein; the encoded protein is MLSKISVTQFKTSPAAPNPGFSWRGNRPVLGYCGRSSSERNKLRFKVVAQSLGDRWKLNDVDANAVQEKLNSWLVKTQSFINEMASPLARTGQTKKPVTRDALETQDMEDIFMAEQTINSRTPNGILSLAAVVSIEQFSRMNGLTGKKMQNIFKALVSESTYNDARNLVEYCCFRFLSRDNSDIHPSLKEPPFQRLIFITMLAWENPYRKDLANGSEKASFQRKLVREEAFVRMAPAISGVADRSTVHNLFKALAGDEQGISLGTWLTYVDELLKIHKGRKSYQTRPSSNLSEERILCIGTSRKRPVLKWENNMAWPGKVTLTDKAIYFEAVGLVGQKDSIRLDLTKQGLQVKKAKVGPFGSVLFDSAVSVSYGPKSETWVLEFVDLGGEMRRDVWHAFISEINAVHKFICNYGPEEDDEAKFHVYGAHKGKERAMASAINSIARLQALQFMRKLLDDPTKLVQFTYLQYVPFGDVVSQTLAVNYWGGPLITKYLEADNPLAQGTSASNEMIESSSNHVFDIDGSVYLHKWKRSPCWASSSSVSFWKNTSTRQGLVLSKNLVVADVALVERATRTCKQKWQEAETTQATIDAATLKGIPSNIDLFKELLLPLAITATNFEKLRRWEEPHLTISFLAFAYTVIFRNLLSYVFPTALIILATVMLTLKGLKEQGRLGRSFGKITIRDQPPSNTIEKIIAVKDAMHDVESYLQNLNVMLLKIHTIFLSGQPQITTEVALVLLSSATVLLIFPFKLVLAFFIFDLFTRELEFRREMVKRFMKFLKERWDTVPAAPVVVLPFGSDEPVPKPNRKESKDPDESERSLGNSSSV